In Acidisarcina polymorpha, the DNA window CAGGGCCGACTGTAATCGGCAGCGTGTAGGGGTAAAATGCGTTGCCGAATGCCTCATGCGGTTCGACCTTGCTCGTCGCCGTTGGCGTGCCACTGGGGCGATTCAAGAGTGCCCAGCCGGTAGCGCTGACGATGAGTCCGCCGCCAATCTGTACTGCATAGATGGAAATCCCGAAGAACGACAGGATCTCTACGCCACAGAGCAATGAAACGATCAGGATGAAGAAGCTGTAAATCGCGATTCTCTTCGACAGGAGTTGATTGGTCCGCTGATCCAGACTTCCTACCATGTTCAGGAAAATCGCCGCGCTGCCGAGCGGGTTGACGATCGGGAAGAGTGCTGCCAGGACGAGGAAAGTCGCCTTGGCTATCGCAGGAATATCCGCCAAAATCATCGCAACTCCAGCTATGCGTTCTTCGCAATGCTTGTAGACCGAAGGGCACGTTCTACAAGCCCGTTCAAGACTACTACCATAGTTTCTAAATGCCAGACACAGCCATTGCAAAACTTTCTAGCGCCTGCTTAACTCGCGGGCTCTAACACGATCGAGCATACGTGCTTGCCGAGATTTGGCGGCGTCTTCCATCGCGTTTTGCTTGCGCCCGAACTCCAATCTCAAGAGAACCAGTCTCGGCAAAGTAAGCCTAGTCACCGCTGAGGCTGAAGAGACTTATCGAGAATAGCCGCTGATGATCGCGATCCAGCTTCTGATTTGTCTCAAAAGTGGAAGATCAGGTCGCTCGCCGCTGTGAACTGGTTCTGCCGCCGGCCGTTGTCGTAGGCCTTGCGGTCCCACGCGCGTTCAAATCGTATTCCGGGACGAATCTGGATCGTGGAGCCAACCCAATGTCCCCACATGATCGTATTCTCCGAATATTTTGTGGCGTACCCGGTGCGCTGGCCTTTTTTGTCGTCAAGAAAGTCGCTGCGGAAGGAGACGTAGTCGTGCATCGAAAGCTCTTTCTGGAGGAAATTGACGGCAGCATACTCTGGCGCCGTACAGCGCTGTTCCCCGAACGCACAGTAGGCGCCATTTGTGCCGCTCTCCGGCGCGATGCTTGCTGAGACGGAGGGCACGTCGCGCTGGTACATATACCAGGTCTCACTCGCCATGTGCACGGTCTTCGAGAACTTGTGATACCAGGTCGCGTCATATTGCTGCAGATTGTTATAGGCGTACTTGGCATCGTTGATGCCGTTGGCGCAGAGATAGTAATTGTCGTTCACCGAACCAGTTGTATAGCTGACACAAGCCGTGCCGGAAGGCTTTGCATCCGCTGTCCATAAGGCTACGTCATGACTGCCAGTGATGCCCAGCTGCGCCAGCCACCGGTCGCTAAGCTTGACTGTGGCCATTAGACCGGTGTCGGTAAATGGATCGATCGCATAAAGCAGGGAGTGGCTGAATATGTAATTGTTCGGCGCAAGCTGGGCCTCGATGCCGGGGACAGAAATAAACCGTCCGATCCGGAGATTCATTCCCTGCCCTACGCGCGGCACATAGATGTCGACGTATTCGAGGGTCGGGTCAAAGCCGTACTGATGGTGGTCGTTGACCCACTGGCTGCTCCCATATCCTTTTGCGGTCGTGAAGCGATAGTCGGTCCCGTAGAGTGCGGTGAGGTGATATCCCCAGTCAGTATGCTCGCGCTGCACTGTGTCCGGTAAACGTTCCGTATACAGGACCAACTGGCCCATCTCAAACCGATCAGGATAGACGTCATTTGCTTCGGGCGCGTTGCTGTTGGTCGAGGTGCTGAAGTTCAGCGTGGGCTCGATCCAGCCATACAACTTCGTCCGGCTCATTGCCCCGTTGATCGCGCTCATGAGGGGATAGGTATTGGTGTCCGGCTCACCAATCACCGGCGAGCCTCCGTAGGACCAGTCGGCGCTTGGAAACGGGGGCGAATCGAGTGGCGATGGCAGGCCGCGCCTTGGAGGTGAGGGTGAGACAGGACTTGTACCTGACCAATCCTGTTTATAAAAATTTGCCCAACGAGCTAGAAATCTCTTCGGCTCCGGGGCCTCCGGTGAAGGGTCAGGTCGCGATGGGGTTCCGGCCGATTGCGCTTCCAGGCGGGGATGGCAGAAGCAGAGCGGCACGAGAAGCAGAGCGCAGAGATGCTGGCGAATACGCAAAATGATCAGGGACTCCATACGCGGGTGTGATGCACAAGCTCGCGACCCCCTGCGGCAACCGCCAACCGCGGCTCTTCGGAGAGGCAAACGACCTTATCATAAAGGGTTCCGACGGGCGCGGCGGTCCGCGCCTTGCCATCCCCATCCTCAACCATTAGTGTTTGTTAGGGGAGACCAGGCGAACTCGTGACGTTCAACGACCTACCCGCAATTTAAGAGGAACCACAAGCAATGGCGTCATCGACAACTTCACTGA includes these proteins:
- a CDS encoding MarC family protein, with amino-acid sequence MILADIPAIAKATFLVLAALFPIVNPLGSAAIFLNMVGSLDQRTNQLLSKRIAIYSFFILIVSLLCGVEILSFFGISIYAVQIGGGLIVSATGWALLNRPSGTPTATSKVEPHEAFGNAFYPYTLPITVGPGSISVAITLGAHLTASLRVHSILSPLVLIAAVLGIVLVCVMVYFCYCYARLAEVALGQTGTEVVMRLSSFILLCIGIQIICSGVRAYLFTVRP
- a CDS encoding outer membrane beta-barrel protein, whose translation is MIGEPDTNTYPLMSAINGAMSRTKLYGWIEPTLNFSTSTNSNAPEANDVYPDRFEMGQLVLYTERLPDTVQREHTDWGYHLTALYGTDYRFTTAKGYGSSQWVNDHHQYGFDPTLEYVDIYVPRVGQGMNLRIGRFISVPGIEAQLAPNNYIFSHSLLYAIDPFTDTGLMATVKLSDRWLAQLGITGSHDVALWTADAKPSGTACVSYTTGSVNDNYYLCANGINDAKYAYNNLQQYDATWYHKFSKTVHMASETWYMYQRDVPSVSASIAPESGTNGAYCAFGEQRCTAPEYAAVNFLQKELSMHDYVSFRSDFLDDKKGQRTGYATKYSENTIMWGHWVGSTIQIRPGIRFERAWDRKAYDNGRRQNQFTAASDLIFHF